A genomic window from Babylonia areolata isolate BAREFJ2019XMU chromosome 9, ASM4173473v1, whole genome shotgun sequence includes:
- the LOC143285953 gene encoding glutathione synthetase-like: MLFLQDWSARLLMERSRSIKCPTVRSQLSGSKKVQQELARPGAVERFIQDPAAVHRIRQTFAGLYSLDKGCEGDEAVKMAIESPDKFVLKPQREGGGNNLFGEEMKSMLERRGTTQEREAFILMERLFPLPKKNYMIMGLTPLVLSDTVSELGVFGVHIGESEKEIANNVCGHLLRTKAQETNEGDITLGTAAIDSPFVVDT; this comes from the exons ATGCTTTTTCTCCAGGACTGGTCAGCCCGGCTTCTGATGGAGCGGTCAAGGTCCATCAAATGTCCGACAGTCCGGTCACAGCTGAGCGGCTCCAAGAAAGTGCAGCAGGAGCTGGCCCGGCCAGGAGCCGTGGAGCGCTTCATTCAGGACCCGGCGGCCGTGCACAGGATACGGCAGACCTTTGCTGGACTCTACAGTCTGgacaag GGCTGTGAAGGTGATGAAGCAGTGAAGATGGCCATCGAGTCCCCGGACAAGTTCGTCTTGAAgccacagagggagggaggag GCAATAATCTCTTTGGGGAAGAGATGAAGAGCATGCTGGAGAGAAGGGGGACCACTCAGGAGCGAGAGGCCTTTATTCTGATGGAGAGGTTGTTCCCCTTGCCGAAAAAGAATTACATGATAATGGGATTGACACCGCTGGTTTTATCGGACACAGTCAGTGAACTGGGGGTGTTCGGTGTCCACATTGG GGAAAGTGAGAAGGAGATTGCCAACAACGTGTGCGGTCACTTGCTGCGAACAaaagcacaggaaacgaatgaaggtGACATCACACTGGGTACCGCTGCCATCGACAGTCCGTTTGTGGTGGATACGTGA